One genomic window of Glycine soja cultivar W05 chromosome 9, ASM419377v2, whole genome shotgun sequence includes the following:
- the LOC114367622 gene encoding mannose-specific lectin CML-2-like yields the protein MAFSNSKPNLLQSLSPLIKFLIPFLLLQHSVNSQQPPSPMSAYETVGFGFGFFDKDDPNVFLLGNASVSGGALRLTNTDQLGKPVPHSVGRALHVTPIHLWNKNNGELADFSSGFSFVVNPKGSTLRGDGFAFFLAPANLNFPKNSSGGYLGLFNPETALDPSKNQIVAIEFDSFTNDWDPNSPNQSPHVGIDVDSIKSVATVPWPSELEPDNAVAHASLNYNSESKSLSVFVGYPDNRNATVSTIVDLRNVLPEWIRVGFSASTGDLVETHDILNWSFEAAL from the coding sequence ATGGCTTTCTCCAACTCAAAACCTAACCTCCTTCAATCTCTAAGTCCCCTTATAAAATTCCTCATCCCTTTCCTCTTGCTACAACATAGTGTCAATTCACAACAACCCCCATCCCCAATGTCAGCATACGAAACCGTTGGCTTCGGCTTCGGTTTTTTCGACAAAGATGACCCAAACGTATTTTTGTTGGGCAATGCCTCAGTATCTGGTGGGGCACTAAGGCTAACCAACACCGACCAACTTGGCAAACCGGTCCCACACAGTGTTGGAAGAGCATTGCATGTCACACCGATACACCTCTGGAACAAAAACAACGGAGAACTCGCTGACTTCAGCTCTGGCTTCTCCTTTGTCGTGAACCCTAAGGGTTCAACCCTTCGTGGTGATGGCTTTGCCTTCTTTCTTGCACCAGCCAACCTTAACTTCCCCAAaaattcaagtggagggtatcTTGGACTTTTCAACCCGGAAACTGCACTGGACCCTTCCAAAAACCAAATAGTGGCTATTGAGTTTGATAGTTTCACCAATGATTGGGACCCCAATTCACCAAACCAGTCTCCTCATGTTGGAATTGATGTTGACTCTATTAAGTCAGTGGCAACTGTGCCATGGCCTAGTGAACTTGAACCTGATAACGCTGTAGCACATGCGAGCCTGAACTATAACTCCGAGTCCAAGAGCTTGAGTGTGTTTGTGGGTTACCCTGACAATAGGAATGCCACTGTCTCTACTATTGTTGATTTGAGGAATGTTTTGCCCGAATGGATCAGAGTTGGTTTCTCTGCCTCCACTGGTGACTTGGTTGAAACACATGACATTCTTAACTGGTCTTTCGAAGCAGCCTTGTAG
- the LOC114425424 gene encoding agglutinin-2-like, with product MANHAAQNPLSVFLTTFLLLITSAKSDLFSFNIPRFEPGALNILLDGSAKTTGGVLQLTKKDKSGNPTQHSVGLSAFYAALHLSDAKTGRVANFATEFSFVVNTKGAPLHGDGFTFYLASLDFDFPDNSSGGFFGLFNKKTAFNTSLNQVVAVEFDSFANEWDPNFPQSDSPHIGIDINSIRSVATAPWPLDIQPQGSIGKARISYQSSSKILSVSVAYPNSPVNLNATVLSYPVNLGAVLPEWVLFGFTASTGDLVETHDILSWSFNSFL from the coding sequence ATGGCCAACCATGCAGCTCAAAACCCTTTATCTGTTTTCCTTACGACCTTCCTCTTGCTAATCACCAGCGCCAAATCAGACTTATTTTCCTTTAACATACCACGTTTTGAGCCAGGTGCTTTAAACATACTACTCGATGGTAGTGCCAAGACAACAGGTGGAGTGCTACAACTCACCAAAAAGGACAAAAGCGGCAACCCAACCCAACACAGCGTTGGCCTCTCTGCATTCTATGCAGCACTTCATCTCTCCGACGCAAAAACCGGGAGAGTCGCAAACTTCGCCACCGAGTTCTCCTTCGTCGTGAACACAAAGGGTGCACCACTCCACGGCGACGGCTTCACCTTCTATCTTGCATCACTCGACTTTGATTTCCCAGACAACTCAAGTGGTGGCTTCTTCGGACTCTTCAACAAAAAAACAGCCTTCAACACTTCTTTAAACCAAGTTGTTGCTGTTGAGTTTGATAGTTTTGCAAACGAATGGGACCCTAACTTTCCACAGTCTGATTCTCCTCACATAGGAATTGACATCAATTCCATTAGGTCCGTGGCAACTGCGCCATGGCCACTTGATATTCAACCACAAGGGTCAATAGGAAAGGCACGCATAAGCTATCAATCTTCCTCCAAAATATTGAGTGTCTCCGTGGCTTATCCAAATAGTCCTGTGAATCTGAATGCCACTGTTTTATCGTATCCTGTTAACTTAGGGGCTGTTCTGCCTGAATGGGTCCTATTCGGTTTCACTGCTTCTACCGGTGACTTGGTTGAGACGCATGACATTCTTTCATGGTCTTTCAATTCCTTCTTGTAG
- the LOC114425453 gene encoding agglutinin-2-like has protein sequence MANHAAQNPISVFLMTFLLLITSSKSDSFSFNFPSFEPGVRNILVGDDAKTTGGVLQLTKKDQSGNPTQHSVGLSAYFGPLHLSDRRTGRVADFATEFSFVVNTKGAPLHGDGFTFFLASIDYEFPDKSSGGFLGLFNKKTAFNTSLNQVVAVEFDSFANEWDPNFPESDSPHIGIDINSIRSVATAPWPLDIQPQGSIGKAQISYQSSSKILSVSVDYPNSPVKLKPTVLSYPVNLGAVLSEWVLIGFSGATGDLVETHDILSWSFNSFL, from the coding sequence atgGCCAACCATGCAGCTCAAAACCCTATATCTGTTTTCCTTATGACCTTCCTCTTGCTAATTACCAGCTCCAAATCAGACTCATTTTCTTTCAACTTCCCAAGTTTTGAGCCTGGTGTTAGAAACATACTAGTCGGTGATGATGCCAAGACAACAGGTGGAGTGCTACAACTCACCAAAAAGGACCAAAGCGGAAACCCTACTCAACACAGCGTTGGCCTCTCAGCATACTTTGGACCACTTCATCTCTCCGACCGAAGAACCGGTAGAGTCGCGGACTTCGCCACCGAGTTTTCCTTCGTCGTGAACACAAAGGGTGCGCCACTCCACGGCGACGGCTTCACCTTCTTTCTTGCATCAATCGATTATGAATTCCCGGACAAGTCAAGTGGTGGCTTCCTCGGACTCTTCAACAAAAAAACAGCCTTCAACACTTCCCTAAACCAAGTGGTTGCTGTTGAGTTTGATAGCTTTGCAAATGAATGGGACCCTAATTTTCCGGAGTCTGATTCTCCTCACATAGGAATTGACATCAACTCCATTAGGTCTGTGGCAACTGCGCCATGGCCACTTGATATTCAACCACAAGGATCAATAGGAAAGGCACAAATAAGCTATCAATCTTCCTCCAAAATATTGAGTGTGTCGGTGGATTATCCAAATAGTCCTGTCAAATTAAAACCCACTGTGTTATCGTATCCCGTTAACTTAGGGGCTGTTCTGTCAGAATGGGTCCTAATCGGTTTCTCTGGAGCCACCGGTGACTTGGTTGAAACGCATGACATTCTTTCATGGTCTTTCAATTCCTTCTTGTAG
- the LOC114425717 gene encoding MADS-box transcription factor 23-like isoform X2: MGRGKIVIERIDNSTSRQVTFSKRRKGLIKKAKELAILCDAQVGLVIFSSTGKLYEYASTSMKSLIERYNTCKEEHHHQMNPESEVKREAEILTQQLQNLQENHRQLMGEQLYGLTVRNLQDLENQLELSLQGVRMKKEQILKDEIQELNRKGNLIFQENVELYKKVFGTTDMATTSRNAFIPLSYGMHVGGNPQELVQLQLCQPEQEVCETLDTATK, encoded by the exons ATGGGAAGGGGGAAGATTGTGATTGAAAGGATCGACAATTCCACTAGCCGGCAAGTGACTTTCTCAAAGAGGAGAAAGGGATTGATCAAGAAAGCCAAAGAGCTAGCAATCCTCTGCGACGCACAAGTTGGCCTTGTCATATTCTCCAGCACGGGAAAGCTTTATGAATATGCCAGCACCAG CATGAAATCACTGATCGAGAGATATAACACATGCAAGGAAGAACATCACCATCAGATGAATCCAGAATCCGAAGTCAAG AGGGAGGCAGAAATTTTAACGCAGCAACTACAGAATCTACAAGAAAACCACCG GCAATTGATGGGAGAACAGCTATATGGTCTGACTGTCAGAAACCTACAAGATCTAGAGAATCAACTGGAACTGAGTCTCCAAGGTGTCCGCATGAAAAAG gaacaaattctgaaAGATGAAATCCAAGAGCTGAACCGAAAG GGAAACCTTATCTTCCAGGAAAATGTGGAACTTTACAAGAAG GTCTTTGGTACAACAGATATGGCCACAACAAGCAGAAATGCATTTATTCCACTTTCATATGGTATGCATGTAGGAGGGAATCCACAAGAATTGGTCCAACTTCAGTTATGCCAGCCTGAACAAGAAGTTTGTGAGACATTGGACACTGCCACAAAATGA
- the LOC114425717 gene encoding MADS-box transcription factor 23-like isoform X1, giving the protein MGRGKIVIERIDNSTSRQVTFSKRRKGLIKKAKELAILCDAQVGLVIFSSTGKLYEYASTSMKSLIERYNTCKEEHHHQMNPESEVKFWQREAEILTQQLQNLQENHRQLMGEQLYGLTVRNLQDLENQLELSLQGVRMKKEQILKDEIQELNRKGNLIFQENVELYKKVFGTTDMATTSRNAFIPLSYGMHVGGNPQELVQLQLCQPEQEVCETLDTATK; this is encoded by the exons ATGGGAAGGGGGAAGATTGTGATTGAAAGGATCGACAATTCCACTAGCCGGCAAGTGACTTTCTCAAAGAGGAGAAAGGGATTGATCAAGAAAGCCAAAGAGCTAGCAATCCTCTGCGACGCACAAGTTGGCCTTGTCATATTCTCCAGCACGGGAAAGCTTTATGAATATGCCAGCACCAG CATGAAATCACTGATCGAGAGATATAACACATGCAAGGAAGAACATCACCATCAGATGAATCCAGAATCCGAAGTCAAG TTTTGGCAGAGGGAGGCAGAAATTTTAACGCAGCAACTACAGAATCTACAAGAAAACCACCG GCAATTGATGGGAGAACAGCTATATGGTCTGACTGTCAGAAACCTACAAGATCTAGAGAATCAACTGGAACTGAGTCTCCAAGGTGTCCGCATGAAAAAG gaacaaattctgaaAGATGAAATCCAAGAGCTGAACCGAAAG GGAAACCTTATCTTCCAGGAAAATGTGGAACTTTACAAGAAG GTCTTTGGTACAACAGATATGGCCACAACAAGCAGAAATGCATTTATTCCACTTTCATATGGTATGCATGTAGGAGGGAATCCACAAGAATTGGTCCAACTTCAGTTATGCCAGCCTGAACAAGAAGTTTGTGAGACATTGGACACTGCCACAAAATGA
- the LOC114367334 gene encoding uncharacterized protein LOC114367334, with protein sequence MSNSTCTEMEKDHTMTAQRSSYIAGCMISPSCLPIHKEYEYSRIYYSPRKRVRRWRNILRRFMRESKTLCRSKPMSFQYDPVSYSQNFDEGCHLDEPRPGLQDVSAAVFHWLDSQ encoded by the exons ATGTCAAACTCCACATGTACAGAAATGGAAAAGGATCACACAATGACAGCACAACGATCCTCTTACATCGCCGGCTGCATGATCTCCCCTTCGTGCTTGCCAATCCACAAGGAGTACGAGTACTCGCGAATCTATTACAGCCCCAGAAAGAGGGTGAGAAGGTGGAGGAACATCCTCAGAAGGTTCATGAGGGAGAGCAAGACCTTGTGTAGATCCAAGCCTATGTCCTTTCAATATGACCCTGTTAGCTACTCCCAGAACTTTGATGAGGGTTGCCATCTTGATGAACCTAGGCCAGGCTTGCAAGATGTTAG tgCTGCTGTGTTCCATTGGTTGGATTCTCAATAG